GGGGAGGGGACGGGCGGTGGGGGCCTTGGGCTGGCAGTAGCGACAGCCGGGGCGGCGACGGGTTTTATGAGGCTATCGAATCGGTGACCTCGGCGCATCGGCCGGCTGCGGGACCTGCTCGCCTCCATCTACCCCGGTCTGGAACGCGTCATCGATGCCACCAACGAGCCCGATCTGACACTGCTGACCCACTGCGTCACGCCGGCCGAGATCCGCAAAGCCGGCCGCCGGCGCATCGATCACCTGCGCAGCGTGGGCAGGCTGCACGACAACAGCATCCACACCTTCGGGGCTTGCCCCCTGATCTTGGACACGGGGGTTATGCGGCCGGGGCCAGCGTAGCCGGTGCCGGCTGGGTGGTCCTTTCGTAGGTGGTCGGTGATTGCTGTCCGAGCCGGGAGTGGCGTCGGACGGTGTTGTAGCGGTGCAGCCAGCGGAATGCGGCGAGTCGGGCTTGGCGTTCGTCGGTGAAGGCGCGGCGGCCTTGGAGGGTCTCGCGTTTGAAGGTGGCGTTGAACGATTCCGCGGCCGCGTTGTCGGCGGAGCTTCCGACCGCGCTCATCGACTGCCGGACTCCCGCCGTGGTGCAGGCCTCGGCGAAGGCCCGGGAGGTGTATTGGCAGCCGCGGTCGGAGTGGAAGATCAGCCCCGAGGCGGGTCGGCGGCGGCGGATGGCGTCGGTGAGGGCGGCGTTGACCAGGTCGGTGCGCAGATGATCGGCCACGGCCCAGCCGACGACCCGCCGGGAGGCCAGGTCGATGACCGTTGCCAGATACAGCCAACCCTCCCACGTGTTGATGTAGGTGATGTCCCCGCACCAGCGGGTGTCCGTGGCTGCC
This sequence is a window from Micromonospora sp. NBRC 110009. Protein-coding genes within it:
- a CDS encoding IS3 family transposase, which translates into the protein MRHGRKRVARLMRTTGIAGRCPRQWRTTTVPDPSAAARPDLVGRDFGTDAAATDTRWCGDITYINTWEGWLYLATVIDLASRRVVGWAVADHLRTDLVNAALTDAIRRRRPASGLIFHSDRGCQYTSRAFAEACTTAGVRQSMSAVGSSADNAAAESFNATFKRETLQGRRAFTDERQARLAAFRWLHRYNTVRRHSRLGQQSPTTYERTTQPAPATLAPAA